The following are from one region of the Geoalkalibacter subterraneus genome:
- the prmC gene encoding peptide chain release factor N(5)-glutamine methyltransferase — protein MVEGDETWTVLRVLRWTAGYFRERGLDSPRLDAELLLADTLGVDRVGLYLRYDQPLTDEELASYRRRVARRAKNEPVAYILGKAEFWSLSLNVSPAVLIPRPDTEVLVEEALARGGKRTRVLDVGTGSGAIVLALASERPDWSFTALDLSQEALQIARENAQRHEMDGRISFVHGDLAHLPEGPFELIVANPPYVPRGELAGLMADVRDHEPMQALDGGEDGLEAYRALAAQAISRLAPGGCLLVEIGAGQQDDVRHLFQTAGLLDVATRTDYAGIERVVGGCAPL, from the coding sequence ATGGTTGAAGGGGATGAAACCTGGACGGTCCTGCGCGTGCTGCGCTGGACCGCCGGTTATTTTCGTGAGCGGGGGCTGGATTCGCCGCGACTGGACGCCGAACTGCTACTGGCTGACACTCTCGGTGTCGACCGGGTCGGGCTTTATCTGCGCTACGATCAACCCCTGACCGATGAGGAACTGGCGTCCTATCGCCGCCGAGTGGCGCGCCGGGCCAAGAACGAGCCTGTCGCCTATATTCTCGGGAAGGCGGAGTTCTGGTCTTTGTCTCTGAATGTTTCGCCCGCTGTTCTGATTCCCCGACCGGATACGGAAGTCCTGGTTGAGGAAGCGCTGGCGCGGGGGGGAAAGCGGACGCGGGTTCTCGATGTCGGCACAGGCAGCGGAGCGATCGTTCTGGCGTTGGCCAGTGAGCGCCCTGATTGGAGTTTTACCGCGTTGGACCTTTCACAGGAGGCCCTGCAGATCGCACGGGAAAATGCCCAGCGGCACGAGATGGATGGACGCATCTCTTTTGTGCACGGGGATCTGGCTCATCTCCCCGAGGGCCCTTTTGAGTTGATCGTCGCCAATCCCCCCTATGTCCCTCGCGGCGAGTTGGCCGGACTGATGGCCGATGTGCGCGATCACGAGCCGATGCAGGCGCTTGACGGCGGGGAGGACGGCCTCGAAGCCTATCGTGCCCTGGCGGCGCAGGCTATCTCCCGTCTCGCACCCGGCGGCTGCCTGCTGGTGGAAATCGGTGCGGGGCAACAGGATGATGTGCGTCACCTGTTTCAAACTGCGGGGTTGCTCGATGTCGCAACGCGCACCGACTATGCCGGCATCGAGAGGGTTGTCGGCGGGTGTGCTCCCCTGTAA
- the murA gene encoding UDP-N-acetylglucosamine 1-carboxyvinyltransferase: protein MDKIIIRGGKPLSGTVRVSGAKNSALPLLFATLLAPGVHHVGNVPRLRDIDTAEKLLTILGADVVRENGSFAVDAGRIESVEAPYDLVRTMRASVLVLGPLLARCGHARVSLPGGCAIGARPINLHLKGLEALGAEINLDHGYVEARARTLKGARIRFDIPTVGGTENLMMAATLAKGTTVIENAACEPEIVDLAEALISMGARIKGAGSETLEIEGVTELGPMRHEVMPDRIEAGTFLIAAAMTRGDVRVEGLRSDHQQALLSHLQDAGVEMDIEPDAIRVRGPRKILPVDVRTRPYPGFPTDMQAQFMSLMTLATGRSVISENVFENRFMHVCELQRMGARIDIEGHSATVSGVKKLVGAPVMATDLRASASLVLAGLAAENTTEIRRIYHLDRGYERIEEKLQGLGADMERVRE from the coding sequence TTGGATAAAATTATCATACGCGGAGGAAAGCCTCTTTCCGGAACGGTTCGGGTCAGCGGCGCCAAGAATTCGGCTCTGCCGCTGCTGTTTGCCACGCTGTTGGCTCCCGGCGTTCACCATGTCGGCAACGTGCCCCGGCTACGCGATATCGATACGGCCGAAAAGTTGCTGACGATCCTGGGCGCCGATGTGGTGCGCGAAAACGGCTCCTTTGCCGTCGATGCAGGTCGTATCGAAAGTGTCGAGGCCCCTTATGACCTGGTGCGTACCATGCGCGCCTCGGTTCTGGTTCTCGGCCCCCTGCTGGCCCGCTGCGGTCATGCCCGCGTGAGTCTCCCCGGGGGATGCGCCATTGGCGCGCGCCCCATCAATCTGCACCTCAAGGGGCTTGAAGCTCTTGGGGCGGAAATCAATCTCGATCACGGTTATGTCGAGGCCCGCGCCCGCACCCTCAAGGGAGCCCGCATCCGCTTTGACATCCCGACGGTGGGTGGAACCGAAAATCTGATGATGGCGGCAACACTCGCCAAAGGTACGACCGTGATCGAAAATGCCGCCTGCGAGCCGGAGATCGTCGACCTGGCCGAAGCGCTGATCTCCATGGGGGCGCGCATCAAGGGGGCGGGCAGCGAAACTCTCGAGATCGAAGGCGTCACCGAACTCGGGCCCATGCGCCACGAAGTTATGCCCGATCGCATCGAGGCAGGGACTTTCCTGATTGCCGCCGCCATGACCCGCGGCGATGTGCGGGTTGAAGGCCTGCGCTCCGATCATCAGCAGGCCCTGCTTTCCCACCTGCAGGACGCCGGGGTGGAGATGGACATCGAACCGGATGCTATACGGGTGCGCGGGCCTCGTAAAATTCTGCCCGTTGACGTTCGTACACGCCCTTACCCCGGGTTTCCCACCGATATGCAGGCGCAATTCATGTCGCTGATGACCCTGGCGACAGGGCGCAGTGTCATCAGTGAAAATGTCTTTGAGAACCGCTTTATGCATGTCTGCGAGCTGCAGCGCATGGGCGCGCGTATCGATATCGAGGGCCACAGCGCAACCGTCAGCGGTGTCAAGAAGCTGGTCGGCGCTCCAGTCATGGCCACCGACCTGCGGGCCAGCGCATCGCTGGTGCTGGCCGGGCTGGCGGCGGAGAATACCACCGAGATTCGGCGGATCTATCATCTTGACCGGGGTTATGAACGAATCGAGGAGAAACTTCAGGGTCTTGGTGCCGACATGGAACGCGTCAGGGAATGA
- the hisG gene encoding ATP phosphoribosyltransferase, which yields MSDWITFALPKGRIMKDSMELFGRIGITCSEMEGDSRKLVFENREERLRFMAVRATDVPTYVEYGCADLGVVGKDTLLEQGKDLYEPVDLKFGYCRLVVAEPKALRAGDDPNNWSNIRVATKYPNITERFFAAKGIQVELIKLYGSIELAPLVGLSERIVDLVSTGATLRDNGMVEVETIAEITSRLIVNRASLKTKHQRIGAIIDGLERVVGEDVRISP from the coding sequence ATGAGCGACTGGATCACGTTTGCCCTCCCCAAAGGGCGCATCATGAAGGATTCGATGGAGCTGTTCGGCCGCATCGGCATCACCTGCAGTGAGATGGAGGGCGACAGCCGCAAGCTGGTGTTCGAGAACCGCGAAGAGCGTCTGCGCTTTATGGCGGTGCGCGCCACCGACGTGCCGACCTATGTCGAATACGGCTGTGCCGACCTGGGCGTGGTGGGCAAGGATACGCTGCTCGAACAAGGCAAGGATCTCTATGAACCGGTCGATTTGAAGTTCGGCTACTGCCGCCTGGTGGTGGCGGAGCCGAAGGCGCTACGCGCCGGAGACGACCCGAACAACTGGTCCAATATCCGGGTCGCGACCAAGTATCCCAACATCACGGAGCGTTTTTTCGCCGCCAAAGGGATTCAGGTGGAGTTGATCAAGCTCTACGGTTCTATCGAACTGGCGCCGCTGGTGGGGCTGTCGGAGCGTATCGTCGACCTGGTTTCCACCGGTGCGACTCTGCGCGACAACGGCATGGTGGAGGTGGAGACCATTGCTGAAATCACCAGTCGCCTGATCGTCAACCGCGCCAGCCTCAAAACCAAGCATCAGCGCATCGGCGCTATCATCGACGGCCTGGAGAGGGTGGTCGGTGAGGACGTGCGCATCAGCCCGTGA
- the hisD gene encoding histidinol dehydrogenase — protein sequence MISILHFGHSNFETALAAIVNRGETAQADVRERVREIIEDVRSRGDEALIDYTARFDRLELTAAGLQVTADEIEQALSAVSEESMAALRLAVERIGAFHAKQKEQTWISTEEEDVLLGQMVRPLDRVGIYVPGGKAAYPSSVVMNAVPAKVAGVPEVVMTVPMPGGEVNPHVLAAAHLSGVDRIFKVGGAQAVAALAYGTASVPRVDKITGPGNIYVATAKQQVFGQVDIDMIAGPSEILIINDGSGDAEHLAADLLSQAEHDELASSVLITTDEGMARAVAEALERQLKALSREEIARKSIEQYGAIIVAGTLDEAIAFSNRIAPEHLELAVDNPFEILPRIHHAGAIFMGHHTPEAAGDYLAGPNHTLPTGGTARFFSPLALDDFVKKSSIVSFTRKGLERLGKDIVHIAELEGLEAHARSVAIRLESKS from the coding sequence ATGATTTCCATCCTTCATTTCGGACACAGCAACTTCGAAACGGCACTGGCCGCCATTGTCAATCGCGGCGAAACGGCTCAGGCCGATGTACGGGAGCGGGTGCGCGAGATTATCGAGGATGTGCGCAGCCGTGGCGATGAGGCATTGATCGACTATACCGCGCGCTTCGACCGTCTGGAACTGACAGCCGCTGGCCTGCAGGTAACGGCAGACGAAATTGAACAGGCCCTTTCAGCGGTCAGCGAAGAGTCCATGGCCGCGCTGCGCCTTGCGGTGGAGCGCATCGGTGCCTTTCATGCCAAGCAGAAGGAACAGACCTGGATCTCCACCGAGGAGGAAGATGTGCTGCTCGGCCAGATGGTGCGCCCCCTCGACCGGGTTGGCATCTATGTGCCCGGCGGCAAGGCCGCTTATCCTTCGTCAGTGGTCATGAATGCCGTGCCCGCCAAGGTGGCGGGGGTTCCTGAAGTGGTCATGACCGTACCCATGCCCGGCGGCGAGGTGAATCCTCACGTGCTGGCGGCGGCACACCTGTCCGGTGTCGACCGCATCTTCAAGGTGGGTGGAGCCCAGGCTGTGGCGGCCTTGGCCTACGGCACCGCCAGCGTACCGCGGGTCGACAAGATCACCGGCCCCGGCAACATCTACGTTGCCACCGCCAAGCAGCAGGTCTTCGGCCAGGTTGACATCGACATGATTGCCGGACCGAGCGAAATTCTCATTATCAACGACGGCAGTGGCGATGCCGAACATCTGGCCGCCGATCTGCTGTCGCAGGCGGAGCATGACGAGCTGGCCTCATCGGTTCTGATCACCACCGATGAAGGGATGGCGCGTGCAGTGGCTGAAGCGCTGGAACGCCAGCTCAAGGCGTTGTCCCGCGAGGAGATCGCACGCAAATCCATCGAACAGTACGGCGCCATCATTGTGGCCGGCACCCTGGATGAAGCCATTGCGTTCTCCAACCGCATCGCGCCTGAGCATCTGGAACTGGCGGTGGACAACCCCTTTGAAATTCTGCCGCGCATCCACCATGCCGGCGCGATCTTCATGGGGCACCACACCCCGGAAGCGGCCGGAGACTACCTGGCAGGGCCCAATCATACCCTGCCCACCGGCGGCACAGCACGCTTCTTTTCGCCGCTGGCGCTTGATGATTTCGTCAAGAAATCGAGCATCGTCTCCTTCACCCGCAAAGGGCTCGAGCGCCTGGGCAAAGACATCGTGCACATCGCCGAACTCGAAGGACTCGAAGCCCACGCCCGGTCGGTGGCAATCCGGTTGGAGAGCAAATCTTAA
- the hisB gene encoding imidazoleglycerol-phosphate dehydratase HisB → MARSATIERKTRETDICVSLELDGSGKHEIESPVPFFDHMLTQIARHGFFDLEIRATGDIEIDAHHTVEDLGICLGEAFKKALGDKAGIRRYGRGTMPMHEALASVILDFSGRPFLVFNVDLPKAQVGNFDVELVEEFFTAFCNHSGANIHVNLAYGDNLHHIIEAVFKAFAQALDEATRIDPRIDGVRSSKGTLE, encoded by the coding sequence ATGGCCCGCAGTGCAACGATCGAACGCAAAACGCGCGAAACCGACATTTGTGTCAGTCTCGAACTCGACGGATCCGGGAAACATGAAATCGAGAGCCCGGTGCCCTTTTTCGACCATATGCTGACCCAGATCGCCCGCCACGGCTTTTTCGACCTTGAGATCCGCGCCACGGGCGATATCGAAATCGATGCCCATCACACGGTGGAGGATCTCGGCATCTGTCTTGGCGAGGCGTTCAAAAAGGCTCTTGGCGACAAGGCGGGCATCCGGCGCTACGGGCGTGGCACCATGCCCATGCACGAGGCGCTGGCGTCGGTGATCCTCGACTTCTCAGGCCGCCCGTTCCTGGTCTTCAACGTGGATCTGCCCAAGGCGCAGGTCGGCAACTTCGATGTGGAGCTGGTGGAGGAATTTTTCACCGCCTTCTGCAATCACAGCGGCGCCAACATTCATGTCAACCTGGCCTACGGCGATAACCTGCACCACATCATTGAGGCGGTGTTCAAGGCTTTTGCCCAGGCGCTGGACGAAGCGACCCGCATCGATCCGCGCATCGACGGGGTGCGTTCGAGCAAGGGGACGCTGGAATAG
- the hisH gene encoding imidazole glycerol phosphate synthase subunit HisH yields MNHIVIIDYGMGNLRSVQKAFELQGFDACLSSDPADIAAADKLVLPGVGAFRDCIAQLRAGGFVGPLMTHVEAGKPLLGICVGLQLLFSESHEFGRHQGLGIIPGKVVRFPDHMRQGGEELKVPHMGWNDIRIRRPAPIFKGFDSGSFVYFVHSYYAQPEDPQVVAAETTYGDVTFCAALWRDNVMATQFHPEKSQAVGLEIIKNFGEM; encoded by the coding sequence ATGAATCACATCGTCATTATCGATTACGGCATGGGCAACCTGCGCTCGGTGCAGAAAGCCTTCGAGCTGCAGGGTTTCGATGCCTGCCTGAGTAGCGACCCCGCCGATATCGCCGCTGCGGACAAGCTGGTGCTGCCGGGTGTCGGCGCTTTCCGCGACTGCATTGCTCAGCTGCGCGCCGGTGGTTTTGTGGGACCGCTCATGACACATGTGGAAGCCGGCAAGCCGCTGCTGGGAATCTGTGTCGGCCTGCAGCTGCTGTTCAGTGAAAGTCACGAGTTCGGCCGCCATCAAGGGCTGGGGATCATCCCCGGCAAGGTGGTGCGCTTTCCCGACCATATGCGTCAGGGCGGCGAGGAGCTCAAGGTGCCGCACATGGGGTGGAACGATATCCGGATCCGCCGCCCGGCCCCGATATTCAAGGGCTTTGACAGTGGCAGCTTCGTTTATTTCGTGCACTCCTACTACGCCCAGCCCGAAGATCCTCAGGTGGTGGCCGCCGAGACCACCTACGGCGATGTGACGTTCTGCGCGGCGCTGTGGCGCGACAATGTGATGGCGACCCAGTTCCACCCCGAGAAAAGTCAGGCGGTGGGGCTTGAAATCATTAAGAATTTCGGAGAAATGTGA
- the hisA gene encoding 1-(5-phosphoribosyl)-5-[(5-phosphoribosylamino)methylideneamino]imidazole-4-carboxamide isomerase encodes MLVIPAIDLKEGQCVRLEQGLMDKATVYGKDPAAQALAWQEQGAELLHIVDLDGAFAGVPKNREAISSIVAALDIPAQIGGGIRDLDTIAAYLDLGIKRVILGTVAKENPELVKEACRRFPGSIVVGIDAKDGFVAVRGWADVTEKKASELAKEMEGYGVEAIIYTDIARDGMMQGPNLKTTGELARSISIPVIASGGISRLQDIQDLMQLEADGVVGAITGKAIYSGALNLREAIALTRGGV; translated from the coding sequence ATGCTGGTTATTCCCGCGATTGATCTGAAGGAAGGGCAGTGCGTCCGCCTTGAGCAGGGGCTGATGGATAAGGCCACCGTGTACGGCAAGGATCCCGCCGCGCAGGCGTTGGCCTGGCAGGAGCAGGGTGCCGAGCTGCTGCATATCGTCGACTTGGATGGCGCCTTTGCCGGCGTCCCGAAAAACCGCGAGGCGATCAGCTCCATTGTCGCCGCGCTGGATATCCCCGCCCAGATCGGCGGCGGAATCCGCGACCTTGACACCATCGCGGCCTACCTGGACCTCGGTATCAAGCGGGTGATCCTCGGCACTGTCGCCAAGGAGAACCCCGAGTTGGTCAAGGAAGCCTGCCGCCGGTTCCCCGGCTCCATCGTGGTCGGTATCGACGCCAAGGATGGTTTCGTCGCGGTGCGGGGCTGGGCCGACGTTACGGAAAAAAAGGCGAGCGAACTGGCAAAGGAGATGGAAGGCTACGGCGTCGAGGCGATCATCTACACCGACATCGCCCGCGACGGCATGATGCAGGGTCCCAACCTGAAAACCACCGGCGAACTGGCGCGCTCCATCAGCATCCCGGTCATCGCCTCGGGCGGCATCTCCCGCCTGCAGGACATCCAGGACCTGATGCAGCTTGAAGCGGACGGAGTCGTAGGCGCCATTACCGGCAAAGCGATTTACAGCGGGGCTCTCAATCTGCGCGAAGCCATTGCCCTGACGCGCGGTGGGGTATAG
- the hisF gene encoding imidazole glycerol phosphate synthase subunit HisF translates to MLTKRIIPCLDVKDGRVVKGVQFLELRDAGDPVEAAEAYDAQGADELTFLDITASSDKRGIILDVVARTAERVFMPLTVGGGVREIADIRNLLNAGADKVSINTAAVHRPEFVKDAAERFGSQCIVVAIDARRIPDSEPLAWEVYTHGGRNPTGIDVLEWASRMENYGAGEILLTSMDKDGTKDGYDIALTRAVSDRVGIPVIASGGVGNLEHIREGLVEGGASAALAASIFHFREYTIGECKQYLRDQGVPVRL, encoded by the coding sequence ATGCTGACCAAACGAATCATTCCGTGTCTGGACGTCAAAGATGGACGCGTGGTCAAAGGGGTGCAGTTTCTGGAGTTGCGCGATGCAGGCGATCCGGTGGAAGCCGCCGAAGCCTACGATGCTCAGGGCGCCGACGAGTTGACCTTTCTCGACATCACCGCGTCGAGCGACAAGCGTGGCATCATCCTCGATGTGGTGGCGCGCACCGCCGAGCGGGTGTTCATGCCACTGACCGTCGGCGGCGGGGTGCGCGAGATCGCCGATATCCGCAACCTGCTCAACGCCGGCGCCGACAAGGTTTCCATCAACACGGCCGCGGTGCATCGTCCGGAGTTCGTCAAAGACGCGGCGGAACGTTTCGGTTCCCAGTGTATCGTGGTGGCCATCGACGCGCGTCGCATACCGGACAGCGAGCCTTTGGCGTGGGAAGTCTATACCCATGGCGGGCGCAACCCCACCGGCATCGATGTGCTGGAGTGGGCGTCGCGCATGGAAAACTACGGTGCAGGCGAGATTTTGCTGACTTCCATGGACAAGGACGGCACCAAAGACGGCTACGATATCGCCCTGACCCGCGCGGTCAGCGACCGGGTGGGCATTCCGGTGATCGCTTCGGGGGGCGTGGGCAACCTGGAGCATATCCGCGAAGGGCTGGTGGAAGGCGGTGCCAGCGCGGCGCTGGCGGCCAGCATCTTCCACTTCCGCGAGTACACTATCGGCGAGTGCAAGCAGTACCTGCGCGACCAGGGTGTGCCGGTGCGTTTATAA
- the hisIE gene encoding bifunctional phosphoribosyl-AMP cyclohydrolase/phosphoribosyl-ATP diphosphatase HisIE → MSLIEQLKFDDNGLIPAITRDADNGEVLMMAYMNAEAVEKTLKTGKVHYFSRSRRKLWMKGETSGHVQTVREIRFDCDEDCLLIDVEQQGAACHTGHRSCFYRRWQDDAALTEGEKAADPMQAYAREDILNAVYHVIQERRRNPSEKSYVASLFGKGLDKILGKIGEEATETAVAGKGGDKDQVVYETADLFFHTLVLLGYYDIPPERIYDELRRRFGMSGIEEKQSRTK, encoded by the coding sequence ATGTCACTGATTGAGCAGTTGAAATTCGACGACAACGGCCTGATCCCCGCCATCACTCGTGATGCGGATAACGGCGAAGTGCTGATGATGGCCTATATGAACGCCGAGGCGGTTGAAAAAACGCTGAAAACCGGTAAGGTTCATTACTTTTCGCGCTCCCGCCGCAAGCTTTGGATGAAGGGTGAAACTTCCGGGCATGTGCAGACGGTGCGTGAGATTCGTTTTGATTGTGACGAGGACTGCCTCTTGATCGACGTTGAACAGCAGGGCGCGGCCTGTCACACCGGTCACCGCTCCTGTTTCTATCGTCGCTGGCAGGACGATGCGGCGCTGACCGAGGGAGAAAAGGCCGCCGACCCCATGCAGGCCTATGCCCGCGAGGATATTCTCAATGCGGTCTACCACGTCATCCAGGAACGCCGCCGCAACCCGTCGGAGAAGTCCTATGTGGCGTCTCTGTTTGGCAAGGGGCTCGACAAGATTCTCGGCAAGATCGGCGAGGAAGCGACGGAGACGGCAGTCGCGGGCAAGGGCGGCGATAAGGACCAGGTGGTGTATGAGACTGCCGACCTGTTCTTCCACACCCTGGTCCTGCTTGGTTACTATGATATCCCGCCGGAGCGCATCTATGACGAGCTGCGCCGCCGCTTCGGCATGTCGGGGATCGAGGAGAAACAGAGCCGCACTAAATAG
- a CDS encoding GatB/YqeY domain-containing protein translates to MSLTEQLNAAMKEAMKARDSLRLGTIRMIRSAIQNREIEEKGALDDQAVIGVLSTLAKQRRDSIDAFRDSGRTDLAEKEERELEVIQEFLPQQLDEAQIEAIIEEAVAQTGAESPRDMGKVMKIVVPRTTGRADGRLVSEKVKQRLSR, encoded by the coding sequence ATGAGTCTGACCGAGCAGTTGAATGCCGCTATGAAAGAGGCGATGAAGGCCAGGGACAGCCTGCGGCTGGGAACGATCCGCATGATCCGCTCGGCCATTCAGAACCGCGAAATCGAGGAGAAAGGCGCCCTGGACGATCAGGCCGTAATCGGCGTGCTGTCCACGCTTGCCAAGCAGCGGCGCGATTCCATCGACGCTTTTCGCGACAGCGGCCGAACCGATCTGGCGGAGAAGGAAGAGCGGGAGTTGGAGGTGATCCAGGAATTTCTGCCGCAGCAGCTCGACGAGGCGCAGATCGAAGCCATTATCGAAGAGGCGGTCGCGCAGACCGGTGCCGAATCGCCGCGGGATATGGGGAAGGTGATGAAGATTGTCGTTCCCCGTACCACCGGCCGTGCTGACGGCCGCCTGGTGAGCGAAAAGGTCAAGCAACGTCTGAGCCGCTGA
- a CDS encoding CvpA family protein, with the protein MNFVDIAILVILAAFMIKGLTRGLVKEICALAGLVVGGLAAFAYYAPLAQWLLDTLGVPSQIAVVAAFLALFLLSLVVFAVLGFVLSRFVRLIFLGGFNRVFGGLFGLAQGAVLLALILFALSLGPLPDFLKDGYRGSRLSSPFIKLGAAMFQAGHDYVEHN; encoded by the coding sequence GTGAATTTCGTCGATATCGCCATTCTCGTCATCCTGGCGGCATTTATGATCAAGGGGCTGACCCGCGGCCTGGTCAAGGAGATCTGTGCCCTGGCCGGATTGGTGGTGGGGGGGCTGGCTGCCTTTGCTTATTACGCGCCCCTGGCGCAGTGGCTGCTCGATACGCTGGGAGTGCCGTCGCAGATTGCGGTGGTGGCTGCCTTTCTGGCGCTATTCTTGCTGTCTCTTGTGGTGTTCGCAGTGCTCGGCTTTGTCCTGTCGAGGTTTGTCCGGTTGATCTTTCTCGGCGGCTTCAATCGCGTTTTCGGCGGTTTGTTCGGCCTGGCCCAGGGAGCGGTGCTGCTGGCGCTGATTCTGTTCGCTCTGAGCCTCGGGCCGCTGCCGGACTTTCTGAAGGACGGCTACCGCGGGTCGCGCCTCTCGTCTCCCTTTATCAAACTGGGGGCCGCCATGTTTCAGGCCGGGCACGATTATGTGGAGCACAATTGA